A section of the Mangifera indica cultivar Alphonso unplaced genomic scaffold, CATAS_Mindica_2.1 Un_0013, whole genome shotgun sequence genome encodes:
- the LOC123205722 gene encoding 2-isopropylmalate synthase 1, chloroplastic-like, whose protein sequence is MATLFSTIQPTFLPSKSTVFSSSNPSPLLFHYTPKPFFKTSISCSLSHSTRPPYIPHRVSEPNYVRIFDTTLRDGEQSPGASLTSKEKLDIARQLAKLGVDIIEAGFPAASKDDFEAVRMIAKEVGNAVSNDGYVPVICGLSRCNERDIKTAWDAVKYAERPRIHTFIATSGIHMKYKLRKSKAEVVEIARSMVKFARSLGCEDVQFSPEDAGRSEREFLYEILGEVIKAGATTLNIPDTVGITVPNEFGQLIADIKANTPGIENVIISTHCHNDLGLSTANAIAGAFAGARQLEVTINGIGERAGNTSLEEVVMALKCRGEHVLGGLYSGINTKHIVMSSKMVEEYTGLHVQPHKAIVGANAFAHESGIHQDGMLKHKGTYEIISPEDIGLERSNEVGIVLGKLSGRHALKDRLKELGYELDDQQLGNIFWRFKTVAEQKKRVTDADLIALVSDEVFQPEVVWKLLDLQVTCGTLGLSTATVKLIGADGKEHVACSVGTGPVDSAYKAVDLIVKEPVTLLEYSMNAVTEGIDAIATTRVLIRGDRNPTSTNALTGDTVQRTFSGTGAGMDIVVSSVKAYVAALNKMLGFQDKLPSNVSEEKQTPVAA, encoded by the exons ATGGCAACTCTTTTCTCTACCATTCAACCCACTTTTCTTCCATCAAAATCCACTGTGTTTTCTTCATCAAATCCTTCTCCTCTTCTCTTTCATTACACCCCCAAACCCTTCTTCAAAACTTCGATTTCTTGCTCCCTTAGCCACTCCACACGCCCTCCTTACATCCCCCACCGCGTCTCCGAACCCAACTACGTCCGCATCTTCGACACCACCCTCCGCGATGGCGAGCAGTCCCCCGGCGCTAGTTTGACGTCAAAGGAGAAACTCGACATCGCGCGCCAGCTAGCGAAATTGGGCGTGGACATCATTGAGGCGGGGTTTCCGGCTGCATCCAAGGATGACTTCGAGGCGGTGAGGATGATCGCTAAGGAGGTGGGGAACGCCGTCTCAAACGACGGTTATGTGCCGGTGATTTGCGGGCTATCGCGGTGTAATGAGAGGGATATAAAGACGGCGTGGGATGCCGTGAAGTATGCGGAACGGCCCCGTATTCACACGTTTATTGCGACGAGTGGTATTCATATGAAGTATAAACTAAGGAAGAGTAAAGCGGAGGTTGTTGAAATTGCGAGAAGTATGGTTAAGTTTGCGAGGAGTTTGGGTTGTGAAGATGTTCAGTTTAGTCCTGAAGATGCTGgaag ATCTGAGAGGGAATTTTTGTATGAGATCTTGGGTGAAGTTATTAAGGCCGGGGCTACCACACTTAACATACCAGATACTGTTGGTATAACCGTGCCAAATGAATTTGGACAATTGATTGCTGACATAAAAGCCAATACCCCTGGAATCGAAAACGTTATTATTTCAACACATTGCCATAATGATCTTGGACTTTCTACTGCCAACGCTATAGCT GGGGCATTTGCAGGTGCTAGACAACTGgaagtaacaattaatggcatTGGTGAGAGAGCTGGAAATACTTCATTAGAGGAG GTTGTAATGGCCCTTAAATGTCGTGGTGAGCATGTTTTGGGAGGTCTCTACTCTGGAATCAATACTAAACACATTGTTATGTCAAGCAAGAtg GTAGAAGAGTATACTGGGCTGCATGTGCAGCCACACAAAGCTATTGTTGGAGCTAATGCTTTCGCTCATGAAAGTGGTATCCATCAG GATGGAATGCTAAAACATAAAGGTACATATGAAATTATTTCCCCTGAAGACATAGGACTTGAACGATCCAATGAAGTTGGTATTGTCCTTGGAAAGCTTAG TGGACGCCATGCTTTGAAAGACCGTCTGAAAGAA CTTGGTTATGAGCTTGATGATCAGCAGCTTGGAAATATATTCTGGCGTTTCAAAACTGTAGCTGAACAGAAAAAG AGAGTTACTGATGCAGACTTAATTGCATTGGTATCAGATGAAGTTTTTCAGCCAGAAGTTGTCTGGAAGCTTCTTGATTTACAG GTTACCTGTGGAACTCTGGGTCTTTCTACAGCAACTGTTAAGCTCATTGGTGCTGATGGGAAAGAGCATGTTGCATGTTCTGTTGGAACTGGGCCTGTTGATTCTGCTTACAAAGCTGTCGATCTCATCGTGAAG GAACCAGTGACTCTTCTCGAGTATTCAATGAATGCGGTTACTGAAGGCATTGATGCAATAGCCACCACTCGTGTTCTAATTCGTGGAGACAGAAATCCCACATCAACTAATGCTCTAACCGGTGACACGGTTCAACGAACCTTCAG TGGAACCGGTGCAGGAATGGATATTGTTGTCTCCAGTGTCAAGGCATATGTTGCTGCTCTAAACAAGATGCTAGGCTTTCAAGATAAGTTGCCGTCAAACGTTTCTGAAGAAAAACAAACTCCCGTGGCTGCTTGA